AGCACTCCGCCCTCAAGAGGTCATTGATACCATCCGGAATAACGTCAGCGCAGAGACCGAAGCCAAAGCCCCTCATCAGCAACGCGATCAGGGAGAATCATCCGCCACGATAACAGAATGTCCGGAATGTGGTGGGGAGGTCCAGCGAATCGGTGGGGAGAGCTGCTTCTGCCTTGAGTGCAACTGGGATAATTTGCCGGCACTGAGGTAAGAACCTACGGTTCAGATTAATTCCGCACTCAACGGAATCCAGAATTGGGTGGATTCGGTTTAGGACGTTGCCAACTCCGATTCGCAACGCGGATTTGGATGCGTTTGTTGTTCCAAGCGCCACCACGTAGCACACGCGCACCACCTGTTTCAACACCGGTCGGATTTCGGATTGGACTAACCGCGTAATAATCGGGTTCGTACCAATCGTGGCACCACTCCCACACGCTGCCTGCGCAATCGTATAAGCCGAATCCATTCGGTGGAAAACTCCCTACCGGCAGCGGCACGCTGTGCTTTTGACCAAAGTCCGCTAAAGCGAAACTTATACCCCAAGGATAAATCTTGAACTTTACGGGCTAAAGACCCAATCTGTAAGATTCAACGGTGCTCAGGATATGACAACATCAACTGAACATAGGGTCCCCCATTGTATTTTTATTTGCTTCACCGTCAACATGCTGCTATACTTATGTTTAGTAGATTCCGTCAAATTAATGAGAAAGGATAAATCTCCCGTGACTTTAGCAGAAGTATTCAATTTATGTCAAGACATAGAAATAAGACATGCAAAACTATACGCAACGTTGTCCCTTCTGCTGGGGAATGTTGATGAGCGGGTAGCTCGGTTTTGGGAGCAGATGAGCACGGAGGAATGGCAACACTATATCCTTGTCGATTTTGGAAGGTCCCTGTGCGCCCGAAGTTTTGGATTGGACACACCAGCCACAGAAAT
The DNA window shown above is from Candidatus Poribacteria bacterium and carries:
- a CDS encoding SUMF1/EgtB/PvdO family nonheme iron enzyme translates to MYPWGISFALADFGQKHSVPLPVGSFPPNGFGLYDCAGSVWEWCHDWYEPDYYAVSPIRNPTGVETGGARVLRGGAWNNKRIQIRVANRSWQRPKPNPPNSGFR